A genomic region of Desulfovibrio sp. TomC contains the following coding sequences:
- a CDS encoding HupE/UreJ family protein — protein sequence MGKHFFSAMSAIILTAVWVRPAWAHMVSADVGDFYAGLFHPLTSADHLIPLLGVGFLAAQAGPRTGRLAACLVPLALVAGILLGVRWPAFGAAGVAAALGFVAAGTLAALWPGAALGWAASCLLVVGLGLGWRSGADWAISRAGWQFVPGVAAAGFVLMAVLAAWVPRLAGGRRGLVRGFIGVCFAAFGCLLLGQGLWGDGSGSARLPALPDGQALQAFLRDPTANPLALAGALVSAMAWGAAHALTPGHGKALVGAYLAGSRGTWRHAVWLGLTVAVTHTLGVFLLGAAALLAAGRVTQERLFPWLSLASGLGMLGVGGALALRGLRCGDHGHAHGTGDPGHSHGGAFHRHGGPGHTHGGLEMAGQGDFGWRSLLALGVSGGIAPCPAALALMLGAIALGRVALGLALTAAFGLGLAGVLTLVGLLCLHGVKGIAGAGVLGRAAGWLPLVGAVLIAGIGAVATTYALADLGLWKAIF from the coding sequence GTGGGCAAACACTTTTTTTCGGCGATGAGCGCCATAATCCTGACGGCTGTCTGGGTCAGGCCGGCCTGGGCGCATATGGTCAGCGCCGATGTCGGGGATTTTTATGCCGGCCTGTTTCACCCCTTGACCTCGGCGGACCATCTCATTCCGTTGCTGGGAGTGGGCTTTCTGGCGGCCCAGGCCGGTCCCCGAACCGGACGTCTGGCCGCCTGCCTTGTGCCGTTGGCCCTGGTCGCCGGCATTCTTTTGGGGGTGCGTTGGCCGGCGTTTGGCGCAGCGGGCGTGGCGGCGGCGCTTGGCTTTGTTGCCGCCGGAACGCTGGCGGCTCTTTGGCCGGGTGCGGCTCTTGGCTGGGCGGCGAGTTGCCTGCTGGTCGTCGGTCTGGGCCTTGGCTGGCGCAGCGGGGCGGATTGGGCCATATCCCGGGCCGGCTGGCAGTTTGTGCCGGGCGTTGCCGCAGCCGGCTTTGTTCTTATGGCCGTGCTGGCGGCCTGGGTCCCCCGGCTGGCCGGCGGGCGTCGGGGACTGGTGCGCGGTTTTATCGGTGTTTGTTTTGCCGCCTTTGGCTGCCTGCTCCTTGGGCAAGGCCTGTGGGGCGACGGGTCCGGTTCGGCGCGGCTGCCGGCCCTGCCCGACGGCCAGGCGTTGCAGGCGTTTTTGCGGGATCCCACGGCCAACCCGCTGGCCCTGGCCGGGGCCTTGGTCTCGGCCATGGCCTGGGGCGCGGCCCATGCGCTCACTCCCGGCCATGGCAAGGCCCTGGTCGGAGCCTATCTGGCCGGCTCCCGGGGGACGTGGCGACATGCCGTCTGGCTGGGACTGACCGTGGCTGTCACGCATACCCTCGGCGTGTTTCTACTCGGCGCGGCGGCGCTTCTGGCCGCCGGGCGGGTCACGCAGGAGCGGCTTTTCCCCTGGCTGTCCCTGGCTTCTGGGCTGGGGATGCTTGGCGTTGGCGGCGCACTGGCCCTGCGCGGCCTGCGCTGTGGCGACCACGGACATGCTCACGGCACAGGCGATCCTGGGCACAGCCATGGGGGAGCGTTCCACAGGCATGGCGGACCAGGACATACGCACGGCGGGCTCGAAATGGCCGGGCAGGGCGATTTCGGCTGGCGATCACTCCTGGCCCTGGGCGTCTCGGGCGGCATCGCCCCGTGCCCCGCAGCCCTGGCGCTCATGCTCGGGGCCATTGCGTTGGGGCGAGTTGCTCTCGGGTTGGCTTTGACGGCGGCCTTTGGCCTGGGACTGGCCGGGGTGCTGACGCTTGTCGGGTTGCTGTGCCTGCACGGGGTCAAGGGAATTGCCGGCGCAGGCGTGCTTGGCCGGGCGGCAGGGTGGCTGCCGCTGGTCGGGGCGGTCCTCATTGCCGGCATCGGCGCTGTGGCCACGACCTATGCCCTGGCCGATCTTGGCCTGTGGAAGGCCATCTTTTAG
- a CDS encoding helix-turn-helix domain-containing protein: MSVKKLGDRIRTYRERQELSREELSTRTGLTVEFLTALEEEDVTPSLGPLLKIALALGQRLGTFMDDAVDSDICLTCRVERGEDDAVLRKARGKRAAFRYHSLGAAKTDRHMEPFFIEIYPDDEPSAEKPLSSHEGEEFIVVVSGELEVIVGPDHHVLAAGDSVYFNSVVPHYVGCGNAPKTDIYAVLYIPQ, encoded by the coding sequence ATGAGCGTCAAAAAGCTTGGGGATCGCATCCGCACCTATCGGGAACGCCAGGAACTCTCCCGGGAGGAACTGTCAACTCGCACAGGGCTTACTGTCGAGTTTCTCACCGCCCTCGAAGAAGAGGACGTCACCCCGTCGCTTGGCCCCCTCCTCAAGATCGCCCTGGCCCTGGGCCAGCGTCTGGGCACTTTCATGGACGATGCCGTGGACAGCGACATCTGCCTGACCTGCCGGGTCGAGCGCGGCGAAGACGATGCCGTGCTGCGCAAAGCCCGGGGCAAACGGGCCGCGTTTCGCTACCACTCCCTGGGCGCGGCCAAGACCGACCGCCATATGGAGCCGTTTTTCATCGAAATCTACCCCGATGACGAGCCCAGTGCGGAAAAACCGCTGTCCTCCCACGAGGGCGAAGAGTTCATCGTGGTCGTCTCCGGCGAACTGGAAGTCATTGTCGGGCCGGACCACCATGTCCTGGCGGCCGGCGATTCCGTGTATTTCAATTCGGTAGTGCCCCATTACGTGGGCTGCGGCAACGCGCCCAAGACCGACATCTACGCGGTCCTCTACATCCCGCAATAA
- a CDS encoding HupE/UreJ family protein: MTQRIRLCPLMLALALCLVLPARSLAHETRPAVLELRETSPGCYDVLWRTPLYEGQRLPFAVHFPDGVRQLTSPLLVAWPDWHLESWRIAAPEGLVGQRLTFSGHDASTAGVVVRLVSLDGATSSAVVTPNHDSLTLAGKGAAGAAFADAVVLGVRHIAYGIDHLLFILGLLCLTPTRLMLIKTVTAFTLAHSLTLGAAAFGLVTVPAEPVNAAVGLSILFLGPEIVRALRGQTSLTVRRPYLAAFAFGLLHGLGFAGGLAGLGLSREALATTLVGFNVGVEIGQLAFVLTLLAVTASIRRLGVSWPRWLDYGPAYLVGSAGAWLTIARTAVMLGS, from the coding sequence ATGACGCAGCGTATCCGGCTTTGTCCCCTCATGCTGGCCCTGGCGCTGTGTCTGGTCCTGCCGGCCCGGTCGCTGGCCCATGAGACCCGGCCGGCCGTGCTGGAGCTGCGCGAAACATCTCCCGGCTGCTATGACGTGCTGTGGCGCACGCCGCTGTATGAAGGCCAACGCCTGCCCTTTGCCGTCCATTTTCCAGACGGCGTGCGCCAGCTGACATCGCCGCTCCTGGTCGCCTGGCCGGACTGGCATCTGGAATCCTGGCGGATTGCCGCCCCTGAAGGGCTGGTCGGCCAGCGCCTGACCTTTTCCGGCCACGATGCCTCCACGGCCGGGGTGGTGGTGCGCCTTGTCAGCCTGGATGGCGCCACCTCAAGTGCGGTGGTCACCCCCAACCACGACAGCCTGACCCTGGCCGGCAAAGGTGCCGCCGGGGCTGCCTTTGCCGACGCCGTGGTCCTCGGCGTGCGCCATATCGCCTACGGCATCGACCATCTGCTCTTTATCCTGGGGCTGTTGTGCCTGACCCCGACCCGGCTCATGCTTATAAAGACCGTCACCGCCTTTACCCTGGCCCACAGTCTGACCCTTGGCGCGGCCGCCTTCGGGCTCGTTACTGTACCGGCCGAACCGGTCAACGCTGCGGTGGGCCTGAGCATTTTGTTTCTTGGTCCGGAGATTGTGCGCGCCCTGCGCGGCCAGACCAGCCTGACCGTGCGCCGGCCCTATCTGGCCGCCTTTGCCTTCGGACTGCTTCACGGCCTGGGCTTTGCCGGCGGGTTGGCCGGCCTGGGTCTGTCCCGGGAGGCTCTGGCCACGACCCTGGTCGGTTTTAACGTGGGCGTCGAGATCGGGCAGCTCGCCTTTGTCCTGACCTTGCTGGCTGTGACCGCTTCCATCCGCCGGCTGGGCGTCTCCTGGCCGCGCTGGCTGGACTATGGCCCGGCCTATCTGGTCGGGTCGGCCGGGGCTTGGCTGACCATCGCCCGAACCGCCGTCATGCTGGGGAGCTAG
- a CDS encoding helix-turn-helix domain-containing protein gives MSKEIGPVKEIAMRLRGLREATGLTAEAVAQATGVSPQDVVDYETGSKEIPVSYLYEVAKVCGADLTALLTGDDAHLQAYSLVRDGQGLNVDRRKAYKYQALAYRFHKPHMEPFLVTVPPKQESELEFNRHLGEEFIYMLRGRLEVRLGDDVVTLSPHDSLYISSRTPHAMRGLDNEPAEFLDVII, from the coding sequence ATGAGCAAGGAGATTGGGCCGGTAAAGGAGATCGCCATGCGCCTTCGCGGTCTGCGCGAGGCCACGGGACTGACTGCCGAGGCCGTGGCTCAGGCCACCGGCGTATCGCCCCAGGATGTCGTGGACTATGAAACCGGCAGCAAGGAAATACCCGTCAGCTACCTCTATGAGGTCGCCAAGGTCTGCGGGGCCGACCTGACGGCGCTTTTAACCGGCGACGACGCCCATCTGCAGGCCTATTCGCTGGTGCGCGACGGCCAGGGTCTTAATGTGGACCGGCGCAAGGCTTACAAGTATCAGGCCCTGGCCTACCGGTTCCATAAGCCCCATATGGAGCCGTTTCTGGTCACGGTGCCGCCCAAGCAGGAGTCGGAACTGGAATTTAACCGGCACCTGGGCGAGGAATTCATCTACATGCTGCGCGGCCGGCTGGAAGTGCGCCTGGGCGATGACGTTGTGACGCTTTCGCCCCACGACAGCCTGTATATTTCCTCGCGCACCCCCCACGCCATGCGCGGGCTTGACAACGAGCCGGCCGAGTTTCTGGACGTTATCATCTAA
- a CDS encoding AMP-binding protein, with the protein MTFVPPLRDLTLGQLLNETASKYPDQDAVVYVDRDYRLTWQQFDELTDELAKGLMALGIQKGEKVGVWATNVPFWVALMFATAKMGAILLTVNTAYKRNELKYLLTNSEADNLFIINGFRDSDYIEILYDLAPELRTMQRGAIRSETFPHLKRVCFLGVEKHRGMYSIPEIIGLARTVSDEQFKARQATLSCHDVVNMQYTSGTTGFPKGVMLSHHNILNNGYSIGQRQRFTSKDKLLIHVPLFHCFGCVLGVMACLNHGTTMVFTEVFDPVKSMMSIEQEKCTACYGVPTMFIAMLEHPLFPKFDFSSLRTGIMAGSVCPVQTMRAVTEKMYMKQITSVYGLTESSPGMTQSDVDDPYHYRVESVGKAFPHVEVKVLDPETNQEVARGKQGEVCCRGYNAMKGYYNNPEATAKCIDENGWLHSGDLGVMDENGFVVITGRIKDMIIRGGENIYPREIEEFLYTMPGIADVQVAGVASRKYGEEVGAFIILRKDVTMAPEDVRDFCRGQIAWHKIPKYIAFVDEFPLTTSGKVQKYKLRELAAKLFPEAMR; encoded by the coding sequence ATGACCTTCGTGCCTCCCTTGCGCGACCTCACCCTGGGGCAGCTTTTAAACGAGACGGCTTCCAAATACCCGGACCAGGACGCCGTGGTCTACGTGGACCGAGACTACCGGCTCACCTGGCAGCAGTTCGACGAACTGACCGACGAACTGGCCAAGGGGCTCATGGCCCTTGGCATCCAGAAAGGCGAAAAAGTCGGGGTCTGGGCCACCAATGTGCCCTTCTGGGTGGCGCTCATGTTCGCCACGGCCAAGATGGGAGCCATCCTCTTGACCGTCAACACGGCCTACAAGCGCAACGAACTCAAATATCTGCTCACCAACTCCGAAGCCGACAACCTGTTTATCATCAACGGCTTTCGTGATTCGGACTATATCGAGATCCTCTACGATCTGGCTCCGGAGCTGCGCACCATGCAGCGCGGGGCGATTCGAAGCGAGACCTTCCCGCACTTAAAGCGCGTCTGCTTCCTGGGTGTGGAAAAGCATCGCGGCATGTACTCCATTCCGGAGATCATCGGTCTGGCCCGCACCGTCTCGGATGAGCAGTTCAAGGCCCGTCAGGCCACGCTTTCCTGCCACGACGTGGTCAACATGCAGTACACCTCGGGAACCACCGGGTTTCCCAAGGGCGTTATGCTGAGTCACCACAACATTTTAAACAACGGCTACTCCATCGGCCAGCGCCAGCGCTTCACCAGCAAGGACAAACTCCTTATCCACGTGCCGCTGTTTCACTGTTTCGGCTGCGTCCTCGGGGTCATGGCCTGCCTCAACCATGGCACCACCATGGTCTTTACCGAGGTCTTCGACCCGGTCAAATCCATGATGTCCATTGAGCAGGAGAAATGCACGGCCTGCTACGGCGTGCCCACCATGTTCATTGCCATGCTGGAGCATCCGCTGTTCCCGAAGTTCGACTTCTCCTCGCTTCGCACCGGCATCATGGCCGGCTCGGTCTGCCCGGTGCAGACCATGCGGGCCGTGACCGAGAAGATGTACATGAAGCAGATCACCAGCGTGTACGGCCTGACCGAGAGCTCGCCCGGCATGACCCAGTCCGACGTGGACGACCCCTACCACTACCGGGTCGAGAGCGTGGGCAAGGCCTTTCCCCATGTCGAGGTCAAGGTGCTTGACCCTGAAACCAACCAGGAAGTGGCCCGCGGCAAGCAGGGCGAAGTGTGTTGTCGCGGCTACAATGCCATGAAGGGTTATTACAACAACCCCGAAGCCACGGCCAAATGCATCGACGAAAACGGCTGGCTGCATTCCGGTGATCTGGGCGTCATGGACGAGAACGGTTTCGTGGTCATCACCGGCCGAATCAAGGACATGATCATCCGGGGCGGCGAGAATATCTATCCGCGCGAGATCGAGGAATTCCTCTACACCATGCCGGGCATTGCCGACGTGCAGGTGGCGGGTGTGGCCAGCCGCAAGTACGGCGAGGAAGTCGGTGCGTTTATCATCCTGCGCAAGGATGTGACCATGGCCCCCGAAGATGTGCGCGACTTCTGCCGAGGCCAGATCGCCTGGCACAAGATCCCCAAGTATATTGCCTTTGTCGATGAATTCCCGCTGACCACCAGCGGCAAGGTGCAAAAGTACAAGTTGCGGGAGCTGGCCGCCAAGCTCTTCCCCGAAGCCATGCGCTAG
- a CDS encoding potassium channel family protein produces the protein MERTRLYVFAAIFFGVVLAGTLTFMRVESLTALDALYFSVVTVTTVGYGDIHPVTPLGKLLAMGLILSGGGTFFGILAAAVEMFLGRRERQVRAEKIDMIIGLFFSQIGSTLVRRLIRADSGIGVLRENLDVSLRWTKENFKKAEVLLKNYHYDVDMAAIDLPALNSLLAANSEFLVRLLENPNIVEHESFTSLLQAVFHLKEELAHRPNLATAPACDIEHLRLDVKRIYSQILVQWLHYLDHIKDNYPYFFSFQCRVTPFLATEDAAVCT, from the coding sequence ATGGAACGCACCCGCCTCTACGTTTTTGCAGCCATCTTTTTCGGCGTGGTGCTGGCCGGCACCTTGACCTTTATGCGCGTGGAGAGCCTGACCGCCCTGGACGCCCTCTATTTCAGCGTGGTCACGGTCACCACCGTCGGCTACGGCGACATTCACCCGGTCACCCCCCTGGGCAAGCTCCTGGCCATGGGCCTGATCCTGTCCGGCGGCGGCACCTTCTTCGGCATTTTGGCAGCTGCCGTGGAAATGTTTCTGGGCCGGCGGGAACGGCAGGTGCGGGCCGAGAAGATCGACATGATCATCGGGCTGTTTTTCAGCCAGATCGGCTCCACCCTGGTGCGTCGGCTGATCCGGGCCGACAGCGGCATCGGCGTGCTGCGGGAAAATCTCGACGTGTCCCTGCGCTGGACCAAAGAGAATTTCAAGAAAGCCGAGGTACTCCTTAAAAATTACCATTATGACGTGGATATGGCCGCCATCGACTTGCCGGCCCTCAACAGCCTGCTGGCGGCCAATTCGGAATTTCTGGTGCGTCTGTTGGAGAATCCAAACATTGTCGAGCACGAGAGTTTCACCTCGCTGTTGCAGGCGGTCTTCCACCTGAAGGAAGAACTGGCCCACCGGCCCAATCTGGCCACGGCCCCGGCCTGCGACATCGAACACCTGCGCCTGGACGTCAAACGCATCTACTCCCAGATTCTCGTCCAATGGCTCCATTACCTGGACCATATCAAAGACAACTACCCCTATTTCTTCTCGTTTCAGTGCCGGGTAACACCTTTCCTGGCCACCGAGGACGCCGCGGTCTGCACCTGA
- a CDS encoding AMP-binding protein translates to MPVAKLRPKTYRELVETFSVSVPENYNFAFDFLDAEAAAEPTRPAMIHIGPDGTRRDFDLAYFSQESARMANAFKAAGLAKGDKVMVILYRRVEWWVTMLALHKLGAIPVPSPNLLTPHDIDFRVNYAGIKGLVAEDSVVDRVEAARATCPTLTVCIQVGTSPLPAGWLDYEAIRAAAAEDYPRTCDAPGGDDPLLIFFSSGTTGMPKMVEHSHGYPLGHLTTGVYWHNLEPGDIHLTLADTGWGKAVWGKFYGQWMAGATVFTWDFRGKFVPSELLEIISAHKVTTFCAPPTVYRFLIREDLKKYDLSALRYCTTAGELLNDSVYRSWLEITGLSIYEGYGQTETCLQIATFPCMKPKPGSIGRPTPGWNVDILDEEGKICPPGVEGEICLRLEEGKNLGLFVGYLLEPEKTANAMVNGYYHTGDKAWMDEDGYYWFLGRTDDLIKSSGYRIGPFEVESALITHKAVVEAAVTGVPDAVRGQAVKATVVLAPGYEGSPELAKELQDHVKKETAPYKYPRIIDFVSELPKTISGKIKRAEIRAKDASREI, encoded by the coding sequence ATGCCCGTCGCCAAACTGCGACCCAAGACCTACCGTGAACTGGTGGAGACGTTTTCCGTCTCCGTGCCTGAGAACTATAATTTTGCCTTCGATTTCCTCGACGCCGAAGCTGCGGCCGAGCCCACCCGGCCGGCCATGATCCATATCGGTCCGGACGGAACCCGCCGCGATTTCGATCTGGCCTATTTCAGCCAGGAATCCGCCCGCATGGCCAATGCCTTCAAGGCCGCCGGGCTGGCCAAAGGCGACAAGGTCATGGTCATTCTCTACCGTCGGGTGGAGTGGTGGGTGACCATGCTGGCCCTGCACAAGCTCGGGGCCATCCCCGTGCCCTCGCCCAATCTGCTCACCCCCCACGATATTGATTTCCGGGTCAACTACGCCGGCATCAAGGGGCTGGTGGCCGAGGATTCCGTGGTGGACCGTGTGGAAGCGGCCCGGGCGACCTGTCCGACCCTGACGGTGTGCATCCAGGTCGGCACGTCCCCACTGCCGGCCGGCTGGCTCGATTACGAGGCCATCCGGGCTGCGGCGGCCGAAGATTACCCCCGCACCTGCGACGCCCCGGGCGGGGATGATCCGCTGCTCATCTTCTTTTCCTCGGGAACCACCGGCATGCCCAAGATGGTGGAGCACAGCCACGGCTATCCGCTGGGCCACCTCACCACCGGCGTCTACTGGCACAACCTGGAGCCGGGCGACATCCATCTGACCCTGGCCGACACCGGCTGGGGCAAGGCGGTGTGGGGCAAGTTCTACGGCCAGTGGATGGCCGGGGCCACGGTCTTTACCTGGGATTTCCGGGGCAAGTTCGTGCCGTCGGAGCTGCTTGAAATCATCAGCGCCCACAAGGTCACGACCTTTTGCGCCCCGCCCACGGTCTACCGCTTCCTCATCCGCGAGGACCTCAAAAAGTACGACCTTTCGGCCCTGCGCTACTGCACCACGGCCGGCGAACTGTTAAACGACAGCGTCTATCGTTCCTGGCTGGAAATCACCGGCCTTTCCATCTACGAAGGCTATGGGCAGACCGAGACCTGCCTGCAGATCGCCACCTTCCCCTGCATGAAGCCCAAACCCGGCTCCATCGGTCGGCCGACCCCGGGTTGGAACGTCGACATCCTCGACGAAGAGGGCAAGATCTGTCCGCCGGGCGTTGAAGGCGAAATCTGCCTGCGTCTGGAAGAGGGCAAAAACCTCGGCCTGTTTGTCGGCTACCTGCTGGAGCCGGAAAAGACCGCCAACGCCATGGTCAACGGCTACTACCACACCGGCGACAAGGCCTGGATGGACGAGGACGGCTATTACTGGTTCCTCGGGCGCACCGATGATCTCATCAAATCCAGCGGCTACCGCATCGGACCCTTTGAGGTGGAAAGCGCGCTCATCACCCACAAGGCCGTGGTCGAGGCCGCGGTGACCGGCGTGCCCGACGCGGTGCGCGGTCAGGCGGTCAAGGCGACCGTGGTCCTGGCCCCGGGCTACGAAGGCTCGCCGGAACTGGCCAAGGAACTGCAGGACCACGTGAAAAAGGAAACCGCGCCGTACAAGTACCCGCGCATCATCGACTTCGTGTCGGAGCTGCCCAAGACCATCAGCGGCAAGATCAAGCGGGCCGAGATCCGGGCCAAGGACGCCAGCCGGGAAATCTAG
- a CDS encoding peptidyl-prolyl cis-trans isomerase, whose protein sequence is MDRQVFFSFCARAAREPLVHFVCIGALLFGLNAFMRPIAVPPSAARIVVTEDDLRQLAGLWQVQWGRAPTSDELRRLVEEQVREEVLIREALAAGLERQDILVRRRLAALAGSEADAGPPPQPSDAVLRAFYEASRESFSVPADLTLTQLYFSDRTRNGRSKEEAIQARDALSGRGVSDPAAASLGDPSEFPVRLEAQTPEELAALFGQPFAAVASRLPVGSWQGPVPSLGGWHLVFIEAATPGPPPAFETVREAVLQSWQQQWRDERQRQAYAAMRARYSVALPPSLAGGVAP, encoded by the coding sequence ATGGATCGACAGGTTTTTTTCTCCTTTTGCGCCAGAGCGGCGCGTGAGCCGCTGGTGCATTTCGTGTGTATCGGGGCGCTGTTGTTTGGCCTGAACGCCTTCATGCGTCCGATTGCCGTGCCGCCGAGCGCTGCCCGCATCGTTGTCACCGAGGACGACCTGCGCCAGCTGGCCGGCTTGTGGCAGGTCCAGTGGGGCCGGGCTCCAACGTCGGATGAACTGCGTCGGCTGGTGGAGGAGCAGGTGCGCGAGGAAGTGCTCATCCGCGAGGCCCTGGCCGCCGGGCTGGAACGCCAGGATATTTTGGTGCGCCGCCGTCTGGCCGCTCTGGCCGGCTCCGAGGCCGATGCCGGGCCGCCGCCGCAGCCTTCCGATGCAGTCTTGCGGGCCTTTTACGAAGCCTCCCGGGAGAGCTTTAGCGTACCGGCCGACCTGACGCTCACCCAGCTGTATTTTTCCGACCGCACCAGAAACGGCCGGTCCAAGGAAGAGGCCATCCAGGCCCGCGACGCCTTGTCCGGCCGGGGCGTGTCCGATCCCGCCGCCGCCAGCCTGGGCGATCCGTCCGAGTTTCCCGTGCGCCTGGAAGCCCAGACCCCGGAGGAGCTGGCCGCCCTGTTCGGCCAGCCCTTTGCCGCTGTCGCATCCCGTCTGCCGGTCGGCTCCTGGCAGGGGCCGGTTCCTTCCCTGGGCGGCTGGCATCTGGTTTTCATCGAGGCTGCAACACCTGGTCCGCCCCCGGCCTTTGAGACGGTCCGGGAGGCTGTGCTCCAGTCCTGGCAACAGCAGTGGCGCGATGAACGGCAACGGCAGGCCTATGCCGCCATGCGGGCGCGCTATAGCGTCGCATTGCCGCCGTCGCTTGCGGGTGGAGTTGCCCCATGA
- a CDS encoding DUF485 domain-containing protein: protein MQPDQAPTSGPAPDAVLFTALVRKRWTVSLTLTAVMLAIYYGFIVILAFRPDIFAAHITDRLTLGIPVGLGVIIASWALTGLYVRWANDDYDSAVHTIKHAMREQQG, encoded by the coding sequence ATGCAACCCGACCAGGCCCCGACCTCCGGTCCCGCCCCAGACGCCGTTCTCTTTACCGCCCTCGTGCGCAAACGCTGGACCGTCTCCCTGACTCTGACTGCAGTCATGCTCGCCATCTACTACGGATTCATCGTCATCCTGGCTTTTCGGCCCGACATTTTTGCCGCCCACATAACCGACCGCCTGACTCTTGGCATTCCGGTCGGCCTTGGCGTCATCATCGCCTCCTGGGCGCTCACCGGCCTCTACGTCCGCTGGGCCAACGACGATTACGACAGCGCCGTGCACACCATCAAACACGCCATGCGGGAGCAGCAGGGATGA